The following are from one region of the Falco cherrug isolate bFalChe1 chromosome 19, bFalChe1.pri, whole genome shotgun sequence genome:
- the LOC129734215 gene encoding RIMS-binding protein 2-like: protein MRDRAERSQQLEREHEETKLAHREHREPLRAFPAPLKELSDRFEKLKKCCQQLFQELEWLGGERSNSTVSEPQQANLGADKESVLLEAMRKQPAELRAFIARYSYDPFDGPNERPELELPLVAGQYVYIFGDADGDGWYVGELTDGTRGLIPSNLVEEVPGDGRPDDTTVSPETSDWWQGIDDVCPVFS from the coding sequence AtgagggacagggcagaaaggagtcaacagctggagagggaacatgaggagacaaagctggcccacagggagcacagagaacCCCTGCGAGCGTTTCCAGCCCCGCTGAAGGAACTGAGTGATCGGTTTGAGAAGCTAAAgaaatgctgccagcagctgtttcaggaacTGGAATGGCTGGGAGGAGAAAGATCCAACAGCACCGTTTCCGAGCCGCAGCAGGCTAACCTGGGAGCAGACAAGGAGTCCGTCCTGCTGGAGGCTATGAGAAAACAACCGGCAGAGCTTCGAGCATTCATCGCTCGTTACAGCTATGATCCTTTCGATGGTCCCAACGAGCGGCCTGAGCTGGAGCTTCCGCTAGTTGCTGGACAATACGTTTACATCTTTGGAGACGCGGATGGAGACGGTTGGTACGTGGGAGAGCTGACCGACGGCACAAGGGGATTGATCCCCTCTAATCTCGTTGAGGAAGTTCCAGGTGACGGGCGACCTGATGACACCACAGTCTCCCCAGAGACAAGTGATTGGTGGCAGGGCATAGATGAcgtctgtcctgtcttctcataG
- the LOC129734261 gene encoding olfactory receptor 14C36-like: MSNSSSITQFLLLALADTRELQLLHFWLSLGIYLAALMANGLIITTIVCDHHLHTPMYFFLLNLSLIDLGSISTTLPKAMANSLWDTRDISYSGCAAQLFLIVFFLSAECSLLTVMAYDRYMAICQPLHYGTLLGSRACVHMAAAAWASGFLNAALHTANTLSLPLCQGNALGQVFCEIPQILKLSCSHTYLREVGLIVSGASLFFGCFVFIVLSYVQIFRAVLRIPSEQGRHKAFSTCLPHLAVVSLFLSTAMFAHLKPPSISSPSLDLVVSVLYLVVPPAVNPLIYSMRNQELKDALKKLMQSGVSQQH; this comes from the coding sequence atgtccaacagcagctccatcacccagttcctcctcctggcattggcagacacgcgggagctgcagctcttgcacttctggctctccctgggcatctacctggctgccctcatggcCAACGGACTCATCATCACCACCATAGTGTGTGACCACCACCTGCACACCCCcatgtacttcttcctcctcaacctCTCTCTCATCGACCTgggctccatctccaccactctccccaaagccatggccaactccctctgggacaccagggacatcTCCTACTCaggatgtgctgcacagctcttcctgattgtctttttcctttcagcggAGTGTTCTCTCCTCACCGTCATGGCCTATGACCGCTACatggccatctgccagcccctgcactacgggaccctgctgggcagcagagcttgtgtccacatggcagcagctgcctgggccagtGGGTTTCTCAATGCTGCGCTGCACACGGCCAATACACTGTCACTGCCGCTCTGCCAAGGCAATGCCCTGGGACAGgtcttctgtgaaatcccacagatcctcaagctctcctgctcacaCACCTACCTCAGGGAAGTGGGGCTTATTGTGTCTGGTGCCTCTTTATTctttggctgttttgttttcattgttctgtcctatgtgcagatcttcagggctgtgctgaggatcccctctgagcagggacggcacaaagccttttccacgtgcctccctcacctggccgtggtctccctctttctcagcaCTGCCATGTTTGCCCACCTGAAgcccccctccatctcctccccatccctggacctGGTGGTGTCAGTTCTGTACTtggtggtgcctccagcagtgaaccccctcatctacagcatgaggaaccaggagctgaaggacgcactgaagaagctgatgcagtcaggtgtctctcagcagcactga